One Pseudochaenichthys georgianus chromosome 4, fPseGeo1.2, whole genome shotgun sequence DNA window includes the following coding sequences:
- the LOC117445786 gene encoding uncharacterized protein translates to MVNILVADMVQSEGRIPQRLTKEKYALGIVTLFPSLQDPHGKTGYEHFYDGQKGGGFLAWRLKSVQRATRLPVRSKDSRIEENGGPMLRREIGHCDDHPDEQRYQELISVMNHTNNREVIMKKMRDTLEYRQRLVHDPERSSTVLSVFPRLLDTKGLILQDFSLLFGSETPSKLLEKWPTSFKAKVIQQAEMLTSTPLLKRLLLSAKNQRADEPSLESPEWDSDMASILLLLHLLSPQPAGRKKTQKISVAQAIDHLVVFHKSCRSLDEHLQNHMDTSQPYLLASGTSKEAVGNFFILIDKKLIPCEATTSLAAIDELFKLHFVLGTSYDAALKSMYTFLQTTVYNIDVDTTSESPKVKELRTKFVCNV, encoded by the exons ATGGTGAACATTCTAGTTGCAGACATGGTGCAGAGTGAGGG GAGAATCCCTCAGCGACTGACCAAAGAGAAGTATGCACTGGGGATTGTTACCCTGTTTCCCTCGCTCCAAGATCCACATGGGAAGACAGGCTAT GAGCATTTTTATGACGGGCAGAAAGGCGGTGGGTTTCTAGCGTGGCGACTGAAGTCCGTTCAGAGAGCAACGCGACTTCCTGTGAGGTCCAAGGATTCCAGAATAGAAGAGAATGGAGGCCCCATGCTAAGGAGAGAGATAGGCCACTGTGATGATCATCCAGATGAGCAGAGATATCAAGAACTCATATCTGTGATGAATCATACAAACAACAGAGAAGTCATCATGAAGAAGATGAGAGACACACTGGAATATAGACAGCGCCTTGTCCACGATCCTGAGAGATCCTCCACTGTCCTTTCAGTATTCCCGCGCCTGCTGGACACTAAAGGATTG ATTCTCCAAGACTTCAGTCTCCTCTTTGGGTCAGAAACTCCATCCAAACTACTGGAAAAGTGGCCAACCTCCTTCAAAGCAAAGGTCATCCAACAGGCAGAAATGCTGACTTCCACACCCTTGCTGAAGCGCTTGTTGTTGTCTGCCAAGAACCAAAGGGCTGATGAACCATCACTGGAATCACCAG AGTGGGACAGTGATATGGCATCCATCCTCCTCCTTCTGCACCTCCTGTCACCCCAGCCTGCGGGAAGGAAGAAAACCCAGAAGATCAGTGTAGCTCAGGCCATTGACCATCTGGTCGTATTTCACAAG TCCTGTAGGAGTCTGGATGAGCACCTTCAGAACCATATGGACACGAGCCAGCCATATCTTCTTGCTTCAGGGACCAGCAAGGAGGCTGTCGGCAACTTCTTCATTCTGATTGACAAGAAGCTCATCCCCTGTGAGGCTACCACTTCCTTAGCAGCAATTGATGAACTTTTTAAGCTTCACTTTGTCTTAGGCACTAGCTATGATGCAGCACTCAAAAGCATGTACACATTTCTGCAAACAACTGTCTATAACATAGACGTTGACACCACCAGTGAGAGCCCCAAGGTCAAGGAACTGAGAACTAAGTTTGTGTGTAATGTATAA